In a genomic window of Hyphomonas sp.:
- the cbiB gene encoding adenosylcobinamide-phosphate synthase CbiB, with amino-acid sequence MSSAALMLGAWAIEAVIGWPQPLYRRIGHPVSWLGWIIARLETLLNRPAWPHCARYMSGATMTCLLVAGVAGLASAISRALPDTVPGFVIEAAMASSLIASRSLHAHVADVARPLMAGDLETARQAVARIVGRDPACLDEAGIARAGLESLSENLSDGVIAPVVWGLAFGLPGIAAYKAVNTLDSMIGHRSPRYAAFGGFAARLDDLANLVPARLSGLLIVVSAASLSAARLMVRDAGHHRSPNAGWPEAAMAGALNVRLSGPRNYGGCESAEPWLNAGAEDPLPADMRRGLTIYKRVCGLALACLAALAVLEGAG; translated from the coding sequence ATGAGCTCCGCGGCACTCATGCTTGGCGCCTGGGCCATCGAGGCCGTGATCGGCTGGCCGCAGCCGCTCTATCGCCGGATCGGTCATCCGGTCAGCTGGCTGGGCTGGATCATCGCGCGTCTGGAGACCTTGCTGAACCGGCCCGCCTGGCCCCATTGCGCGCGGTACATGTCGGGGGCGACCATGACCTGCCTTCTGGTGGCGGGCGTTGCTGGACTGGCCTCGGCAATATCCCGGGCGCTGCCGGACACGGTGCCGGGATTTGTCATCGAGGCGGCGATGGCATCATCCCTGATTGCATCACGCAGCCTGCATGCGCATGTTGCCGATGTGGCACGACCGCTGATGGCCGGCGACCTTGAAACCGCGCGGCAGGCCGTGGCACGGATTGTCGGGCGCGATCCGGCCTGCCTGGACGAAGCCGGCATTGCGCGCGCCGGGCTGGAGAGCCTGTCGGAGAATCTGTCGGACGGGGTGATCGCACCTGTGGTCTGGGGCCTGGCTTTCGGCCTGCCGGGCATCGCTGCTTACAAGGCCGTCAACACGCTGGACTCCATGATCGGGCATCGCAGCCCTCGCTACGCCGCGTTCGGAGGATTTGCCGCGCGCCTGGACGATCTGGCAAATCTGGTTCCGGCGCGCCTGTCGGGCCTGCTGATCGTGGTGTCCGCGGCCAGCCTGAGCGCTGCCCGCCTTATGGTGCGGGATGCCGGCCATCATCGCTCGCCGAATGCCGGTTGGCCGGAGGCGGCGATGGCCGGCGCGCTGAATGTGCGCCTGTCCGGACCGCGCAATTATGGTGGATGCGAGAGCGCCGAGCCCTGGTTGAATGCCGGAGCAGAAGATCCCCTGCCAGCCGATATGCGGCGCGGCCTGACTATCTACAAACGGGTGTGCGGACTGGCGCTTGCCTGTCTGGCCGCGCTGGCCGTGCTGGAGGGGGCGGGATGA
- the cobD gene encoding threonine-phosphate decarboxylase CobD produces MTGDLLHGGALDRMQAAFPDSPRPWIDLSTGINPWPYPAPKPSPECLQHLPTRAARDRCRHAMAQAFGAPEDSLVLAPGSELLIRLLPQLISPKRVALLNPTYGDHAQVWRRAGAVVIETDAPLVLADTVDAIVLCNPNNPDGRQFSPEELETARETLARRGGWLIVDEAYADLDPSLSVAGSGGAAGLIVLRSFGKFFGLAGVRLGAVLAPARIRATLCDLLGEWPVSGTALELGAHAYEDHAWQSCARLNLTAARERLDNILLSAGFPYIQGTDLFRLVTCDDAHETWRLLAEAGLYVRRFAWSGHMLRIGLPATLQAERRLKEALIP; encoded by the coding sequence ATGACCGGAGACCTGTTGCATGGCGGCGCTCTCGACCGGATGCAGGCGGCATTTCCCGATAGCCCGCGCCCCTGGATCGATCTGTCGACCGGGATAAACCCCTGGCCCTATCCGGCCCCTAAACCGTCTCCGGAGTGCCTGCAGCACCTGCCGACTCGCGCCGCGCGGGATCGCTGCCGTCACGCCATGGCGCAGGCTTTCGGAGCCCCGGAAGACAGCCTGGTTCTGGCGCCAGGCAGCGAGTTGCTGATCCGCCTGTTGCCGCAATTGATTTCGCCGAAACGTGTCGCACTCCTGAACCCGACCTATGGTGATCATGCACAGGTCTGGCGGCGCGCGGGCGCGGTCGTCATCGAGACGGACGCGCCCCTGGTGCTGGCGGACACAGTGGATGCAATTGTCCTGTGCAATCCCAACAATCCGGACGGGAGACAGTTTTCGCCGGAGGAGCTGGAAACGGCACGCGAGACGCTGGCCCGGCGCGGTGGCTGGTTGATCGTCGACGAGGCCTATGCCGATCTCGACCCGTCTCTCAGCGTCGCGGGATCAGGTGGCGCAGCGGGATTGATCGTGCTGCGGTCATTCGGGAAATTCTTCGGGCTTGCCGGCGTGCGGTTGGGCGCCGTGCTGGCCCCAGCCCGCATACGCGCCACCCTGTGCGACCTGCTGGGCGAATGGCCGGTCTCAGGCACCGCGCTGGAGCTTGGCGCACATGCCTATGAGGATCATGCGTGGCAGAGTTGCGCGCGGCTGAATTTGACGGCAGCGCGGGAGCGACTGGATAACATCCTGCTGAGCGCCGGATTCCCATACATTCAGGGGACTGATCTGTTTCGGCTGGTGACGTGCGACGACGCACATGAGACCTGGCGATTGCTGGCCGAGGCCGGACTCTATGTCCGGCGCTTTGCATGGTCTGGTCACATGCTGCGGATCGGCCTGCCGGCGACGCTGCAGGCAGAGCGCCGGCTGAAAGAGGCGCTTATCCCTTGA
- the cobU gene encoding bifunctional adenosylcobinamide kinase/adenosylcobinamide-phosphate guanylyltransferase, giving the protein MTSILILGGARSGKSARAQALAEAAAPHRVYIATAEALDAEMEDRIRHHQQDRGDDWRTLEEPLDLVSAITSGAGAQTVLLVDCLTLWLSNLKHHERDVDAETDALCKAIQSCSSDLVLVSNEVGLGLVPDTPLGRSFRDAQGRLNQRVANVCDRVEFVAAGLPLQLKG; this is encoded by the coding sequence ATGACCAGCATTCTGATCCTCGGCGGCGCGCGCTCCGGTAAAAGCGCCCGCGCGCAAGCGCTTGCAGAAGCCGCCGCACCCCATCGCGTTTACATCGCTACCGCCGAAGCGCTGGATGCGGAAATGGAAGACCGGATCCGCCATCATCAACAGGACCGCGGAGATGACTGGCGCACGCTGGAGGAACCGCTCGATCTGGTCTCCGCCATCACGTCGGGCGCAGGAGCGCAGACAGTTCTACTGGTCGATTGCCTGACACTCTGGCTGTCAAACCTGAAGCATCATGAGCGGGATGTGGACGCCGAAACCGACGCTTTGTGCAAGGCGATTCAATCGTGCTCGTCTGACCTTGTCCTCGTGTCCAATGAGGTCGGTCTCGGCCTCGTGCCGGACACTCCGCTTGGGCGGTCATTCCGGGATGCGCAGGGCCGCCTGAACCAGCGCGTCGCGAATGTCTGTGACCGGGTCGAGTTTGTTGCGGCAGGCCTGCCGCTCCAGCTCAAGGGATAA
- the ccoS gene encoding cbb3-type cytochrome oxidase assembly protein CcoS gives MSIIVYLIPVALALGLLGLVAFIWSIRSGQFEDMDGPAYRILDDDNDHPA, from the coding sequence ATGTCGATCATCGTCTATCTCATTCCGGTCGCGCTGGCCCTTGGCCTGCTGGGCCTCGTCGCCTTCATCTGGTCGATCCGGTCCGGACAGTTCGAGGACATGGACGGCCCGGCCTATCGCATTCTGGATGACGACAACGACCATCCCGCCTGA
- a CDS encoding heavy metal translocating P-type ATPase, translating into MTTAVSTAPGCPSGLAPASASQSKSGFAGFVRKSGDENALDLVVRGAKCGGCLSKIEKAVSGLPGVTAARLNLSNGRMRVRWTGPLSADRVAQTISDLGYGVAAQADDGAAVEKAREERALLISMGVAGFAAANIMLLSVSVWAGHGEMGEATRKTLHALSGVIALPVLLFSGRHFFRSAWSALRNGHANMDVPISLALSLAFGVSVFETLRGGEHAYFDAVVMLCFFLLIGRFLDARLRRQAHAAANALAAMQTSAVTRLGASGDTRSVAASEIVPGDRILLAPGERAMVDVRIVSGISDVDESLVTGESVPRTYSPGMVLHAGAINVSAPVQGEALKVAEESLLSQIGDMLEAGEQRRSAYRRIADRAVSIYVPFVHATAALACIGWLVMGASIPDALMIAAATLIITCPCALALAAPVAQVVAAGRLFSNGIYLRSGDAFERLAEIDHIVFDKTGTLTLGIPKLDRIEVDGQSVPLESAEARECLADAARLARVSHHPLSRALVAVAGPGQAQEDVQEVAGRGLEADIEGEVWRLGSSAWIGAEKDSPVGGPVLWLARGSAPHVRFVFVDDVQPGALGALDTLRAGGVDMEIMSGDQAGAVAPLAGRLAIEDWTAGASPQEKVSRLEALRAQGRKVLMVGDGLNDAGALSLAHASLAPGAAIDITQSASDAVYSGGLEAIPLILRVANRTRNVMRQNFALAALYNVIAVPIAVTGHVTPLVAAIAMSLSSIIVTLNAIRLRIES; encoded by the coding sequence ATGACAACCGCCGTTTCCACCGCGCCCGGATGTCCGTCCGGGCTGGCGCCGGCATCGGCCAGCCAGTCCAAATCGGGTTTTGCCGGCTTCGTCCGCAAGAGCGGTGACGAAAATGCCCTCGATCTCGTGGTTCGGGGCGCGAAATGCGGAGGATGCCTCAGCAAGATAGAAAAGGCTGTATCCGGATTGCCCGGCGTTACGGCCGCCCGCCTGAACCTCTCCAATGGCCGCATGCGGGTACGCTGGACCGGTCCGTTGTCAGCAGACCGTGTGGCGCAAACCATATCGGATCTCGGTTATGGTGTTGCGGCCCAGGCGGATGATGGGGCTGCCGTTGAAAAGGCACGAGAAGAGCGCGCGCTCCTGATCTCCATGGGCGTGGCGGGTTTTGCCGCTGCGAACATCATGCTCCTGTCGGTTTCGGTTTGGGCGGGACACGGCGAAATGGGAGAGGCGACCCGGAAAACCCTACATGCCCTGTCCGGCGTGATCGCTCTGCCGGTGCTTCTGTTCTCCGGGCGTCACTTCTTCCGCTCCGCCTGGTCAGCGCTTCGCAATGGTCATGCGAATATGGATGTGCCGATCTCGCTGGCGCTTTCCCTGGCGTTCGGGGTCAGTGTGTTCGAAACGCTGCGCGGCGGCGAGCACGCCTATTTCGATGCCGTGGTGATGCTGTGTTTCTTCCTGCTGATCGGGCGGTTTCTCGATGCCCGGCTGAGGCGTCAGGCCCATGCGGCTGCGAATGCGCTGGCGGCGATGCAGACCAGCGCCGTGACACGCCTTGGTGCGTCGGGCGACACACGCTCCGTGGCCGCTAGTGAAATTGTGCCGGGGGACCGGATCCTGCTGGCGCCGGGGGAGCGCGCCATGGTCGATGTTCGCATCGTGTCCGGCATCAGCGATGTGGATGAAAGTCTTGTCACGGGCGAGTCTGTGCCGCGCACCTATTCACCGGGCATGGTGCTGCATGCGGGCGCAATCAATGTGTCCGCGCCGGTGCAGGGAGAGGCCCTGAAGGTCGCAGAAGAATCCCTCTTGTCACAGATCGGCGACATGCTGGAAGCGGGTGAACAGCGGCGCTCCGCCTATCGCCGGATCGCAGACCGGGCCGTGTCGATCTACGTCCCCTTCGTTCATGCGACAGCGGCGCTGGCCTGTATTGGCTGGCTGGTGATGGGCGCCAGCATTCCGGACGCCCTGATGATTGCTGCCGCCACGCTGATCATCACCTGCCCCTGTGCCTTGGCGCTGGCCGCGCCGGTTGCGCAGGTCGTCGCGGCCGGCCGCCTGTTCAGCAATGGGATCTATCTCCGGTCGGGTGATGCATTCGAACGGCTCGCCGAGATCGATCACATCGTGTTCGACAAGACCGGCACACTGACGCTGGGCATTCCCAAGCTCGACCGTATCGAGGTTGACGGACAGTCTGTCCCGCTGGAAAGCGCAGAGGCGCGTGAATGCCTTGCGGACGCTGCGCGCCTCGCCCGGGTCAGCCACCATCCCTTGTCACGCGCCCTTGTCGCGGTTGCCGGGCCGGGCCAGGCGCAGGAAGACGTGCAGGAAGTGGCAGGCCGGGGCCTGGAGGCCGATATTGAGGGGGAGGTCTGGCGGCTCGGCTCTTCGGCCTGGATCGGCGCGGAAAAAGATTCGCCTGTCGGCGGGCCCGTCCTGTGGCTGGCGCGCGGGTCCGCCCCGCATGTCCGGTTCGTGTTTGTGGATGATGTCCAGCCGGGGGCACTGGGCGCGCTGGATACGCTGCGCGCCGGTGGCGTCGACATGGAGATAATGTCGGGCGACCAGGCAGGGGCGGTCGCGCCACTCGCCGGCCGGCTCGCCATCGAGGACTGGACCGCCGGGGCCTCGCCGCAGGAAAAGGTATCCCGGCTTGAAGCGCTGCGCGCGCAGGGCCGGAAAGTGTTGATGGTGGGGGATGGTCTGAATGATGCGGGGGCGCTGTCGCTTGCGCATGCGTCGCTGGCGCCGGGCGCGGCCATCGACATCACACAGTCCGCCAGCGATGCCGTCTATAGCGGCGGACTTGAGGCCATTCCGCTGATCCTGCGCGTTGCCAACAGGACTCGGAACGTGATGCGCCAGAACTTTGCGCTGGCCGCGCTCTACAATGTCATTGCCGTGCCAATCGCCGTCACCGGACACGTCACGCCCCTGGTCGCTGCGATTGCCATGTCGCTTTCATCCATTATCGTGACCTTGAACGCCATACGTCTCCGCATCGAAAGCTAA
- a CDS encoding FixH family protein, producing the protein MTGQVLNAKNGPARGRLTGWHVLFIMLGFFGVMFAVNGVFLYHAITSFPGEDVKKSYLQGLDYNSTLQAKAAQQALGWQAAAGVEDDRLVFRLSDATGESLSSYHVTAQLRRAASDTGDQMLVLQPSGAGEYVSDVSRLEVGRWDVRFEVLDSETGSVKFIADKRITILP; encoded by the coding sequence ATGACAGGACAAGTCTTGAACGCGAAGAACGGGCCGGCACGGGGCAGGCTTACAGGCTGGCATGTCCTGTTCATCATGCTCGGCTTCTTTGGCGTCATGTTCGCCGTCAATGGTGTGTTTCTCTATCACGCCATCACCAGCTTTCCGGGTGAGGACGTCAAGAAATCCTATTTGCAGGGGCTGGACTACAATTCCACGCTGCAGGCAAAGGCGGCGCAGCAGGCGCTCGGCTGGCAGGCCGCGGCGGGCGTCGAGGATGACCGTCTCGTCTTCCGCTTGTCGGATGCCACTGGCGAATCCTTGTCGTCCTATCATGTCACCGCCCAGCTCCGCCGGGCTGCCAGCGACACCGGAGACCAGATGCTTGTGCTTCAGCCGTCCGGCGCAGGGGAGTATGTGTCTGATGTTTCCCGGCTCGAGGTCGGCCGCTGGGACGTGAGGTTCGAAGTCCTGGATTCGGAAACGGGCAGTGTGAAATTCATTGCGGACAAGCGGATCACGATCCTGCCATGA
- the ccoG gene encoding cytochrome c oxidase accessory protein CcoG codes for MASTTLIDASAKLPTPPGGEPPRHEDLYAKRKQIYPKLAHGKFRTVKWIVMAVTLGVYYGLPWLRWNRGEGVPDQAVLADFASEKFYFFFIELWPQDIHFMAGGLILAALLLFLVTSLLGRVWCGYTCPQTVWTDLYIWVERAFEGDRAARMRLDKAPWSLNKLSRKLGKHVVWLVIAFWTGGAFILYWHDAPTVAAGWFKGEAPLTAYWFAGILTLTTYFLAGTMREQVCTYMCPWPRIQGALTDEQALNVTYRYDRGEPRGPKRKSENWDERGDCIDCNQCVQVCPMGIDIRDGEQLECIHCALCIDACDEMMVKIGRPKGLIAYDTQLAVAARNAGQTPPKHKIIRARTLLYAVVMTVIGVLMVWGLATKSTLEANVLKDRSPPYVLLSDGRIQNGYTLKLVNKASEPRTMLLDVTGLDALSFKVIGMEHDGGDTLELPVEAFGVDRYRILVAAEAGAPRRQVTFTVKDAETGEADVNVSSFRGAEQ; via the coding sequence ATGGCCAGCACGACCCTCATCGATGCATCCGCCAAGCTCCCCACCCCTCCGGGTGGGGAGCCGCCGCGGCATGAAGACCTTTATGCCAAGCGCAAGCAGATCTATCCGAAACTGGCCCATGGCAAGTTCCGGACGGTCAAATGGATTGTCATGGCGGTCACGCTTGGGGTCTATTACGGATTGCCCTGGCTGCGCTGGAACCGCGGGGAAGGCGTTCCGGATCAGGCCGTCCTGGCCGATTTCGCCAGTGAGAAATTCTACTTCTTCTTCATCGAACTGTGGCCGCAGGACATCCACTTCATGGCCGGGGGGCTCATCCTCGCTGCGCTGCTGCTGTTCCTGGTCACGTCTCTGCTTGGCCGGGTCTGGTGCGGATATACCTGCCCGCAAACGGTGTGGACGGATCTCTATATCTGGGTGGAGCGGGCTTTCGAGGGCGACCGCGCCGCGCGCATGCGTCTCGACAAGGCACCATGGTCCCTCAACAAGCTTTCGCGAAAGCTCGGCAAGCATGTCGTGTGGCTGGTCATCGCCTTCTGGACCGGGGGTGCCTTCATTCTCTACTGGCATGATGCACCGACGGTCGCGGCCGGTTGGTTCAAGGGCGAAGCGCCCCTGACGGCTTACTGGTTCGCCGGCATTCTCACCCTTACGACCTATTTCCTGGCAGGGACGATGCGCGAACAGGTGTGCACCTATATGTGCCCCTGGCCGCGCATCCAGGGCGCGCTGACAGACGAGCAGGCCCTGAACGTCACCTATCGCTATGACCGGGGCGAACCGCGCGGACCCAAGCGCAAATCGGAAAACTGGGACGAACGGGGCGACTGCATCGACTGCAACCAGTGCGTGCAGGTTTGCCCGATGGGAATCGACATTCGTGACGGCGAACAATTGGAGTGTATCCATTGCGCCCTCTGTATCGATGCCTGTGACGAGATGATGGTCAAGATCGGTCGCCCCAAGGGGCTGATTGCCTACGACACTCAACTCGCCGTGGCCGCTCGCAATGCTGGCCAGACACCGCCAAAGCACAAGATCATTCGGGCGCGTACCCTGCTATATGCCGTCGTCATGACGGTTATTGGTGTGCTGATGGTATGGGGGCTGGCGACCAAGTCCACGCTTGAGGCCAATGTGTTGAAGGATCGCTCACCGCCCTATGTCCTCCTGTCGGACGGTCGGATCCAGAACGGTTACACGCTGAAACTCGTCAACAAGGCCAGTGAACCGCGTACCATGCTGCTCGATGTCACCGGTCTTGATGCATTGTCTTTCAAGGTGATCGGGATGGAGCATGATGGCGGTGACACGCTGGAACTGCCGGTCGAGGCCTTCGGTGTGGATCGTTACCGCATCCTTGTGGCTGCCGAAGCGGGCGCGCCCCGCCGCCAGGTGACCTTCACCGTCAAGGATGCCGAAACCGGGGAAGCAGATGTGAATGTGTCGTCCTTCAGAGGAGCTGAACAATGA
- the ccoP gene encoding cytochrome-c oxidase, cbb3-type subunit III has protein sequence MTDETKDIDQHSGVETTGHSWDGIKELNNPLPRWWLYVWYMTIAWAIVYMILMPAIPALPGMGTNTKGVRGHSDRAEVAKAVADLQTARDAQSVVLLDANLETIETDRTLQQFALAMGESAFGDNCATCHGAGGRGAIGYPALADDVWLWDGSLDGIEYTIRHGIRHDADDATRFSAMPAFGRDGLLTSHQVDDLAQYVLNLSGRSDDAEAVSRAAPIFQQQCVTCHGADGTGDRAQGAPNLTDAEWLYGSREEDIRATIYNARNSHMPAWDDRLDDATIKAIAVYVHSLSGGE, from the coding sequence ATGACTGATGAGACCAAGGATATCGACCAGCATTCCGGCGTCGAGACGACCGGTCATTCCTGGGACGGGATCAAGGAACTGAACAATCCGCTACCGCGCTGGTGGCTATATGTCTGGTACATGACGATCGCGTGGGCCATCGTCTACATGATCCTCATGCCGGCCATCCCCGCGCTGCCGGGCATGGGCACCAACACCAAGGGTGTTCGGGGCCATTCCGACCGGGCGGAAGTGGCCAAGGCCGTGGCTGACCTCCAGACGGCGCGCGATGCGCAGTCTGTTGTCCTGCTCGATGCCAATCTTGAAACCATCGAGACGGACCGCACCCTGCAGCAATTCGCACTCGCCATGGGAGAGAGTGCCTTCGGCGACAATTGTGCCACATGTCACGGGGCAGGCGGGCGCGGCGCCATTGGTTATCCGGCGCTCGCGGATGATGTCTGGCTCTGGGACGGATCTCTGGACGGGATCGAGTACACCATCCGCCATGGCATCCGTCATGATGCAGATGACGCCACCCGCTTTTCCGCCATGCCGGCCTTTGGCCGCGACGGATTGCTGACTAGCCACCAGGTGGACGATCTCGCGCAATATGTGCTCAACCTGTCGGGCCGCAGTGACGATGCCGAAGCGGTGTCCCGCGCGGCGCCGATCTTCCAGCAGCAATGCGTGACCTGTCATGGCGCGGACGGAACGGGAGATCGCGCCCAGGGCGCTCCGAACCTGACCGATGCCGAATGGCTGTACGGCAGCCGTGAGGAAGACATCCGGGCAACCATCTACAATGCCCGCAATTCGCACATGCCGGCATGGGATGACCGCCTCGACGATGCCACGATCAAGGCCATCGCCGTCTATGTTCACTCTCTCAGCGGAGGCGAATAG
- a CDS encoding cbb3-type cytochrome c oxidase subunit 3 yields the protein MYEALSSFAQTGGLVYFVLMFLGALAYALWPSNQDTFDRAAHSPLEDKGPSND from the coding sequence ATGTATGAAGCACTCTCGAGTTTCGCTCAGACCGGCGGGCTGGTCTATTTTGTCCTGATGTTCCTGGGGGCGCTGGCCTATGCGCTCTGGCCCAGCAATCAGGACACGTTCGACCGCGCCGCACATTCTCCGCTTGAAGACAAGGGGCCATCAAATGACTGA